A region from the Nocardia terpenica genome encodes:
- a CDS encoding transcriptional regulator: MAALSELLASLPRLKLVAFLDGCLEAEFGTITELCELNKSTLSKAMTVLEEAGYITIYKGHVGRRPKTWLGLTDSGRRAYREHLDALTALARKARENGTQSHPRD; encoded by the coding sequence ATGGCTGCGCTGAGCGAACTGCTCGCCTCGCTGCCGCGCCTGAAACTGGTTGCGTTCCTGGACGGTTGCCTCGAGGCCGAATTCGGGACCATCACCGAGCTGTGCGAACTGAACAAATCCACCCTGTCCAAGGCGATGACCGTGCTCGAGGAGGCCGGATACATCACGATCTACAAGGGGCACGTCGGTCGTCGGCCGAAAACCTGGCTCGGACTGACCGACAGCGGCCGAAGGGCCTACCGCGAACACCTGGACGCGCTCACCGCTCTGGCGCGGAAGGCGCGGGAGAACGGGACGCAATCGCACCCGCGCGACTGA
- a CDS encoding chitinase, whose product MLQGYWENWDGAVNGVHPGMGWIPITDARIAANGYNVINAAFPVIQSDGTALWQDGMDATVKVATPAEMCQAKAAGATILLSIGGAAAGIDLSNTAVADRFVATIVPILQQYNFDGIDIDLETGLTGSGDINTLSASQSNLERIIDGVLARMPAGFGLTMAPETAYVTGGSVTYGSIWGAYLPIIKKYADNGQLWWLNMQYYNGSMYGCAGDSYEAGTVQGFTVQTDCLAKGLTVGGTTITVPYDKQVPGLPAQPGAGGGYMSPDLVAQAWNNYGSGSANSLKGLMTWSINWDGSRGWSFGDNVKSLQGR is encoded by the coding sequence GTGCTGCAAGGGTATTGGGAGAACTGGGACGGCGCGGTCAATGGCGTTCATCCGGGGATGGGGTGGATTCCGATCACCGATGCCCGCATTGCCGCGAACGGATACAACGTCATCAATGCGGCGTTCCCGGTCATCCAGTCCGACGGCACCGCGCTGTGGCAGGACGGGATGGACGCGACCGTGAAGGTCGCGACCCCGGCGGAGATGTGCCAGGCCAAGGCGGCGGGGGCCACCATCCTCCTGTCCATCGGCGGCGCGGCGGCCGGGATCGATCTCAGCAACACCGCGGTGGCCGACCGGTTCGTGGCGACCATCGTGCCGATCCTGCAGCAGTACAACTTCGATGGCATCGATATCGATCTGGAGACCGGGCTCACCGGCAGCGGTGACATCAATACGCTGTCGGCCTCGCAGTCCAATCTCGAGCGGATCATCGACGGCGTTCTCGCGCGGATGCCCGCCGGTTTCGGCCTGACCATGGCGCCGGAGACCGCGTACGTCACCGGCGGCAGCGTCACCTACGGGTCGATCTGGGGCGCCTATCTGCCGATCATCAAGAAGTACGCGGACAACGGGCAGCTCTGGTGGCTCAACATGCAGTACTACAACGGCAGCATGTACGGCTGCGCGGGCGACTCCTACGAGGCCGGAACGGTTCAGGGGTTCACGGTCCAAACAGATTGCCTGGCAAAGGGTTTGACCGTGGGCGGCACCACGATCACCGTTCCCTACGACAAGCAGGTCCCCGGCCTTCCGGCCCAGCCCGGCGCGGGCGGCGGCTACATGTCCCCGGATCTGGTCGCGCAGGCGTGGAACAACTACGGCAGCGGCTCCGCGAACTCCCTGAAGGGCCTGATGACCTGGTCCATCAACTGGGACGGCTCCCGCGGCTGGAGCTTCGGCGACAATGTGAAATCGCTTCAGGGGCGCTGA